In Dermacentor andersoni chromosome 4, qqDerAnde1_hic_scaffold, whole genome shotgun sequence, the following proteins share a genomic window:
- the Dph3 gene encoding diphthamide biosynthesis protein 3, with translation MSVYHDEVEIEDFEYDEELETYFYPCPCGDRFEITKEDLLNGEEVATCPSCSLLVKVIYNQEDFIREKDTLAKEEPAKLQATN, from the exons ATGTCTGTGTACCACGACGAAGTTGAGATTGAAGACTTCGAATACGACGAGGAACTGGAGACTTATTTCTATCCGTGCCCATGTGGGGACAGGTTCGAGATAACTAAG GAGGACCTGCTGAATGGTGAAGAGGTGGCCACATGTCCCAGCTGCTCCTTGCTAGTGAAAGTGATATACAATCAG GAGGACTTCATTCGGGAAAAAGACACACTAGCCAAAGAAGAACCAGCCAAGCTTCAAGCAACCAATTAA